In a genomic window of Ipomoea triloba cultivar NCNSP0323 chromosome 3, ASM357664v1:
- the LOC116012468 gene encoding putative late blight resistance protein homolog R1B-17 — MAAFAHITSLLNTIHFHFLQPLPCLIFEDPETIKSLCEKIRYLQAFLEDSEKDKARGVLESEIRCVAQDAEAKIESQLYKLYLRCNQVNHPLKPPQSLYHTLKQVKRKIESIERRIIQIKSNNNHSAEPRSGNRIENIKAGSFSQRSSQPKDVMVGCDDEFDTIMHKLNSNSDKLEVISIGGMGGIGKTTLARRVYEDESIISHFQVRAWATVSQEYNLKEILISLLDANGEDISDLPNRLRQRLMDQRYLIVIDDIWGTEAWDDLHRCFPESSNGSRILITTRLKQVADYTSSGNNPHYMRFLDFNESWNLFYKKVFEEKNVPLEFETVGRDIVEKCQGLPLTIIVVAGLFSSFNQPSLNQWSNIAENLNSLLNTDPEEKCSKVLSLSYNHLPPQLKVCFLYFGVFPEDSEIRVKNLIRLWVAEGFLKVELNDTMEEVGEAYLQDLVDRGLVQIDKWSFGGKMKCCRVHDVLHNFCLRKAQREKLLCVINENSVEMGRLEKQHALKRILMRIKRSMPKACWISSQLMHLDLAIIGERYDETDTPLEFRSILYFGWENIFSRPFPCFEVLRVLDISSRLIDEHQIPGEIVNLVNLRYLALRTKGFFPDLEWFKLRNLQTLIVFTLNVLQRKSEFNISDMPRLRHVYLNGSFLILPTLVQGNLQALSWLNLPDHQGLDLEKIPNVKELGIYIECDLVSELQPGSLNGLANLHKLENLKIAASYKKINNDYFRLLTALPENLKKLSLYYTYHSQEDMTIIGTLPNLEILKLIGNDFHGQEWNTRENEFCRLKYLQIERSDLMHWSSAHFPILECLVLSWCWDLKEFPASFADISCLRLMILSNCRSSLLNSAKQIQEERLGYGDDKFIVEDCWCTWI, encoded by the coding sequence ATGGCTGCTTTCGCTCATATCACTTCTCTACTAAATACAATACACTTCCATTTTCTTCAGCCCCTTCCGTGTTTGATTTTTGAAGATCCAGAAACCATCAAATCTCTGTGTGAGAAGATTCGATATTTGCAAGCCTTTTTAGAGGATTCTGAGAAGGACAAGGCAAGGGGAGTTTTGGAGTCAGAGATCAGATGTGTGGCTCAGGATGCAGAAGCCAAGATTGAATCTCAATTATATAAACTTTATCTGCGCTGCAACCAGGTAAATCACCCACTTAAGCCTCCTCAGAGTCTTTATCACACCTTGAAACAAGTAAAGCGAAAGATTGAATCAATTGAACGGAGGATTATTCAGATTAAGAGCAATAACAACCATTCTGCAGAGCCGAGAAGTGGAAACAGAATAGAGAATATCAAAGCTGGTAGTTTCTCCCAACGTTCTTCTCAGCCCAAGGATGTGATGGTAGGATGTGATGATGAGTTCGACACCATAATGCACAAGCTCAATTCAAATTCAGACAAATTGGAAGTCATTTCAATCGGGGGGATGGGAGGGATCGGAAAGACTACTCTGGCTAGAAGAGTCTATGAAGATGAATcgattatttctcattttcaagTTCGAGCATGGGCTACTGTGTCTCAAGAATATAACCTTAAAGAAATTCTCATTAGCCTTCTTGATGCCAATGGAGAAGATATCTCTGATCTACCAAATCGACTGCGTCAAAGGTTGATGGATCAAAGATACTTAATTGTTATAGATGATATATGGGGTACCGAGGCATGGGATGACCTCCATAGGTGTTTCCCCGAAAGTTCCAATGGGAGTCGAATATTGATAACTACACGGCTCAAACAGGTGGCTGACTATACTAGTTCAGGTAACAATCCTCATTACATGCGATTCTTAGATTTCAATGAAAGTTGGAATTTATTTTACAAGAAAGtatttgaggaaaaaaatgTACCCCTTGAATTTGAGACAGTTGGTAGAGATATTGTCGAAAAATGTCAAGGATTACCTCTAACAATTATTGTGGTTGCTGGGCTCTTCTCCTCCTTCAACCAACCATCACTAAACCAGTGGAGCAATATTGCTGAAAATCTGAATTCCTTGCTTAACACAGATCCGGAAGAAAAATGTTCAAAAGTTCTTTCATTAAGTTACAACCACTTACCTCCGCAATTGAAAGtctgttttttatattttggtgtTTTCCCGGAAGATAGTGAGATTCGTGTGAAAAATTTGATTAGACTATGGGTTGCAGAGGGATTCTTAAAGGTAGAGTTGAATGACACCATGGAAGAAGTGGGCGAAGCTTACTTACAGGATCTTGTAGATAGAGGTCTAGTTCAAATTGATAAGTGGAGTTTTGGCGGTAAAATGAAGTGTTGTAGGGTCCATGATGTGTTGCATAACTTTTGCTTGAGAAAAGCTCAGAGGGAGAAACTTTTGTGTGTTATAAATGAGAATAGTGTTGAGATGGGTAGACTTGAAAAACAGCATGCTCTTAAACGCATTCTCATGAGAATAAAGAGAAGCATGCCAAAAGCTTGTTGGATTAGCAGTCAGTTAATGCATTTGGATTTGGCAATTATTGGAGAAAGGTATGATGAGACTGACACACCCTTGGAGTTTCGTTCCATTCTATATTTTGGATGGGAAAATATTTTCTCTAGACCATTTCCCTGTTTTGAGGTGCTAAGGGTGTTGGACATATCTTCAAGATTAATTGATGAGCACCAAATACCAGGCGAAATAGTGAATCTTGTTAATTTGAGATACTTAGCCCTAAGAACCAAAGGGTTCTTTCCAGATTTAGAATGGTTTAAGCTTCGAAATTTGCAAACCTTGATTGTTTTTACTCTCAATGTGCTGCAACGGAAGTCAGAATTTAATATTTCAGATATGCCACGATTAAGGCATGTTTATCTTAATGGTTCTTTCCTCATTCTCCCAACATTGGTCCAAGGAAATCTACAAGCTCTATCTTGGTTGAATCTACCTGATCATCAAGGTCTAGACTTGGAAAAAATTCCAAACGTGAAGGAACTTGGGATTTACATCGAGTGCGACCTCGTTTCAGAGCTGCAGCCTGGTTCACTTAATGGTCTTGCCAATTTGCATAAGTTGGAGAACTTGAAAATTGCAGcatcatataaaaaaattaacaatgatTATTTTCGGCTTCTGACAGCTTTGCCAGAAAATCTCAAGAAGTTGTCACTTTATTATACTTATCATTCACAGGAGGATATGACCATTATTGGCACATTGCCCAACCTTGAGATTCTGAAATTGATAGGGAATGATTTCCATGGCCAAGAGTGGAACACAAGGGAGAATGAATTTTGCAGGTTAAAGTACTTGCAAATTGAGAGGTCAGATCTCATGCATTGGAGTAGTGCTCATTTCCCCATTCTTGAATGCCTAGTTTTGTCATGGTGTTGGGATTTGAAGGAATTTCCAGCTAGTTTTGCTGATATTAGCTGTTTGCGGTTAATGATATTATCCAACTGTCGATCTTCCCTTCTTAATTCTGCTAAACAAATTCAAGAAGAGCGCCTGGGCTACGGAGATGATAAATTTATTGTGGAGGACTGCTGGTGTACTTGGATTTAA
- the LOC116012472 gene encoding SPX domain-containing protein 1-like translates to MKFGKSLSIQIEETLPEWRDKFLSYKELKKRLKLIEPKGSSASAGDGGGVDRPNKRPKLAVAGDSNGGGEKEAMTEAEVDFVKLLEDELEKFNSFFVEKEEEYIIRLKDLQDRVAKANDCNDEIIKIRKEVVDFHGEMVLLENYSALNYTGLAKILKKYDKRTGTLLRLPFIQKVLQQPFFTTDLLYKLVKECEILIDRLFPVKEAPSSTEAADGNEPSTSGTAKSDGLLRGPKELAEIEYMESLHMKSALSALRVLKEIRSKSSTVSVFSLPPLQTSGVDATWNKIPILEQAAK, encoded by the exons ATGAAGTTCGGAAAGAGTCTGAGCATTCAGATTGAGGAGACGTTGCCGGAATGGAGGGACAAGTTCCTGTCCTACAAGGAGCTGAAGAAGCGGCTCAAGCTGATTGAGCCCAAGGGATCATCGGCTTCTGCCGGAGACGGAGGAGGAGTGGATAGGCCCAACAAGCGCCCCAAATTGGCTGTCGCCGGGGACTCCAATGGTGGCGGAGAGAAGGAGGCCATGACGGAGGCGGAGGTTGATTTCGTTAAGTTGCTGGAGGATGAGCTCGAGAAATTCAACAGTTTCTTCGTCGAGAAGGAAGAGGAGTATATCATCAGATTGAAG GATCTGCAGGATAGAGTGGCAAAGGCCAATGATTGCAATGATGAGATAATAAAAATCCGAAAGGAGGTTGTGGACTTCCATGGTGAGATGGTTCTGTTGGAAAACTACAGTGCTCTTAACTACACAG GGCTAGCAAAGATACTCAAGAAGTATGACAAAAGGACTGGCACTCTCCTTCGCCTGCCCTTCATTCAGAAAGTCCTACAACAGCCCTTCTTCACCACCGACTTGCTTTACAAGCTTGTGAAGGAATGCGAGATACTGATTGATCGACTCTTCCCTGTGAAAGAAGCCCCATCCTCGACTGAGGCAGCTGATGGAAATGAACCTTCAACCAGCGGAACTGCCAAAAGCGATGGTCTACTCAGAGGCCCGAAGGAGCTTGCAGAGATCGAGTATATGGAGAGCTTGCACATGAAGAGCGCCTTATCTGCATTGCGGGTTCTGAAAGAAATTCGCAGCAAAAGCTCAACCGTGAGTGTTTTTTCGTTGCCACCCCTGCAAACTAGCGGAGTAGATGCTACTTGGAATAAAATTCCAATTCTGGAACAAGCAGCAAAGTAG